In Streptomyces sp. DG2A-72, one genomic interval encodes:
- a CDS encoding aromatic ring-hydroxylating dioxygenase subunit alpha produces the protein MTSTSLPDSLIATLPGSSYTDPAIFAQEQERIFETMWFCAARASDLAKPGAFRTVDVGRESILVTRARDNSIRAYFNVCRHRGAKLCTEEAGEVKRAFQCPYHAWTYGLDGKLVAAPNLTRMPDVGRAEYGLVSVAVREWLGYVWVCLAENPPDFDEDVIGDVVARLGDVESIERYDIENLSVGKRIVYDVRANWKLIIENFMECYHCATIHPELTEVLPEFADGYAAQFYVGHGAEFGEDVQGFTVDGSEGLDRIPGVADDQDRRYYAITVRPQVFINLVPDHVIFHRMYPVAVDRTIVECDWLYLPHVVESGKDVSRSVELFDRVNRQDFDACERTQPGMSSRMYAKGGVLVPSEHHIGAFHDWVQERLGAGGQWPGSVSPGGPSGG, from the coding sequence GTGACCTCGACCAGCCTGCCGGACAGCCTGATCGCCACCCTCCCCGGCTCCTCCTACACGGATCCGGCGATCTTCGCCCAGGAGCAGGAGCGCATATTCGAGACGATGTGGTTCTGCGCGGCCCGCGCCTCCGATCTGGCCAAGCCGGGCGCCTTCCGCACCGTCGACGTGGGCCGCGAGAGCATCCTCGTCACCCGCGCCAGGGACAACAGCATCCGTGCGTACTTCAACGTCTGCCGGCACCGGGGCGCCAAGCTCTGCACCGAGGAGGCCGGCGAGGTCAAGCGGGCCTTCCAATGCCCCTACCACGCCTGGACGTACGGACTGGACGGCAAGCTCGTCGCCGCGCCCAACCTCACCAGGATGCCCGACGTCGGCCGCGCCGAGTACGGCCTGGTGAGCGTGGCCGTCCGCGAATGGCTCGGCTATGTCTGGGTCTGCCTGGCGGAGAACCCGCCCGACTTCGACGAGGACGTCATCGGTGACGTCGTCGCCCGCCTCGGCGACGTCGAGTCGATAGAGCGCTACGACATCGAGAACCTCTCCGTCGGCAAGCGGATCGTCTACGACGTGCGGGCGAACTGGAAGCTCATCATCGAGAACTTCATGGAGTGCTACCACTGCGCGACCATCCACCCCGAACTGACGGAGGTGCTGCCGGAGTTCGCGGACGGTTACGCCGCCCAGTTCTACGTGGGTCACGGCGCGGAGTTCGGCGAGGACGTCCAGGGCTTCACCGTGGACGGCTCCGAGGGTCTGGACCGCATCCCCGGGGTCGCCGACGACCAGGACCGCCGCTACTATGCGATCACGGTCAGGCCGCAGGTGTTCATCAACCTCGTCCCCGACCATGTGATCTTCCACCGGATGTATCCGGTGGCCGTCGACCGCACGATCGTCGAGTGCGACTGGCTCTACCTCCCGCACGTCGTCGAGAGCGGCAAGGACGTCAGCCGGTCCGTGGAACTCTTCGACCGGGTCAACCGCCAGGACTTCGACGCCTGCGAGCGCACACAGCCCGGAATGAGCTCTCGCATGTACGCCAAGGGCGGTGTGCTGGTGCCCAGCGAGCACCACATCGGCGCCTTCCACGACTGGGTGCAGGAGCGTCTGGGCGCCGGCGGGCAGTGGCCGGGGTCGGTCAGCCCAGGTGGCCCATCCGGTGGCTGA
- a CDS encoding IclR family transcriptional regulator has protein sequence MQSVDRAISVLEILAQRGEAGVSEVAAEIDVHKSTAFRLLGALEARGLVEQAGERGKYRLGFGIVRLAGAVTGRIDITQQGRPVCERLAEELGETVNIAVLQENYAVNLYEVRGPGAVSAYNWVGQLTPLHATSSGKILLAHLPAKERAALLAGAGLNKVTPRTISAKTKLEKNLAEARERGYALAMEELEVGLHAMAAPVRDRNGQVIAALSASGPSYRFTEERMHEVSPVLRKGAEEISHRMGHLG, from the coding sequence GTGCAGTCGGTCGACCGCGCCATCAGCGTCCTGGAGATCCTGGCCCAGCGTGGCGAGGCAGGGGTCAGCGAGGTGGCGGCCGAGATCGATGTACACAAGTCCACCGCGTTCCGATTGCTCGGCGCCCTGGAGGCGCGCGGCCTGGTGGAACAGGCGGGCGAGCGCGGCAAGTACCGCCTCGGATTCGGCATCGTACGTCTGGCCGGTGCGGTCACGGGACGCATCGACATCACCCAGCAGGGCCGCCCGGTCTGCGAGCGGCTCGCCGAGGAGCTCGGCGAAACCGTCAACATCGCCGTGCTGCAGGAGAACTACGCCGTCAACCTCTACGAGGTGCGTGGCCCGGGAGCCGTCAGCGCGTACAACTGGGTCGGCCAGCTGACCCCGTTGCACGCGACCTCCAGCGGCAAGATCCTGCTGGCCCACCTGCCCGCCAAGGAGCGCGCCGCACTGCTCGCCGGGGCCGGCCTGAACAAGGTGACCCCGCGCACCATCTCCGCGAAGACGAAGCTCGAGAAGAACCTCGCGGAGGCCCGCGAGCGCGGCTACGCCTTGGCCATGGAAGAACTGGAAGTCGGCCTGCACGCCATGGCCGCGCCGGTCCGCGACCGGAACGGCCAGGTCATCGCGGCGCTCAGCGCCTCCGGACCCTCGTACCGCTTCACCGAGGAGCGCATGCACGAAGTCTCCCCGGTGCTGCGCAAGGGCGCAGAGGAGATCAGCCACCGGATGGGCCACCTGGGCTGA
- the betA gene encoding choline dehydrogenase — MAPLQYDFVIVGGGSAGSALANRLSADPANRVLVLEAGRSDYPWDVFIHMPAALTYPIGSRFYDWKYESEPEPHMGGRRVYHARGKVLGGSSSINGMIFQRGNPMDYERWAADPGMESWNYAHCLPYFRRMENCLAADRDDEFRGHDGPLVLERGPATNPLFGAFLKATEEAGYAPTDDVNGYRQEGFAKFDRNVHRGRRLSASKAYLKPARKRPNLTVRTRALVTRVLFEGKRAVGVEYQRGKGALQQVRAKEVILCGGAINSPQLLQLSGVGNAQELTALGIDVVHDLPGVGENMQDHLEVYIQYACKQPVSMQPYMAKWRAPFIGLQWLFRKGPAATNHFEAGGFARSNEDVDYPNLMFHFLPIAVRYDGSSPAGGHGYQVHVGPMYSDAIGSVKIKSKDPREHPALRFNYLSTEQDRREWVEAIRVARKLLNQPAMAPYNDGEISPGPKVDSDEEILNWVAKEGETALHPSCTCKMGTSADEMAVVDPESMRVHGVEGLRVVDASVMPYVTNGNIYAPVMMIAEKAADLILGKEPLPASKAAYYRLRDAEKQAG, encoded by the coding sequence ATGGCTCCCCTGCAATACGACTTCGTCATCGTCGGCGGCGGATCGGCCGGCAGTGCACTGGCGAACAGACTCTCCGCGGATCCGGCGAACCGGGTACTGGTTCTGGAGGCCGGCCGCTCCGACTACCCGTGGGACGTCTTCATCCACATGCCCGCGGCGCTGACCTATCCGATCGGCAGCCGCTTCTACGACTGGAAGTACGAGTCCGAGCCCGAGCCCCACATGGGCGGCCGGCGCGTGTACCACGCACGCGGCAAGGTGCTGGGCGGCTCCAGCAGCATCAACGGCATGATCTTCCAGCGTGGCAACCCCATGGACTACGAGCGCTGGGCGGCCGATCCGGGCATGGAGAGCTGGAACTACGCGCACTGTCTGCCGTACTTCCGGCGGATGGAGAACTGCCTGGCGGCCGATCGGGACGACGAGTTCCGAGGTCATGACGGCCCCCTCGTCCTGGAACGCGGCCCCGCGACCAACCCGTTGTTCGGCGCCTTCCTCAAGGCCACCGAGGAGGCGGGCTACGCGCCCACGGACGACGTCAACGGCTACCGGCAGGAAGGCTTCGCCAAGTTCGACCGCAACGTCCACCGCGGACGCCGGCTGTCGGCCTCGAAGGCGTACCTCAAGCCCGCCAGGAAGCGGCCCAATCTCACCGTCAGGACGCGCGCCCTCGTCACGCGCGTCCTGTTCGAGGGCAAGCGCGCAGTCGGTGTCGAATACCAGCGCGGCAAGGGTGCCCTCCAGCAGGTCCGCGCCAAGGAAGTCATCCTGTGCGGCGGCGCGATCAACTCCCCGCAGCTGCTTCAGCTCTCCGGCGTAGGCAACGCGCAGGAGCTGACCGCCCTCGGCATCGACGTCGTCCACGACCTGCCGGGCGTCGGCGAGAACATGCAGGACCACCTGGAGGTCTACATCCAGTACGCCTGCAAGCAGCCGGTCTCCATGCAGCCGTACATGGCGAAGTGGCGTGCCCCCTTCATCGGGCTGCAGTGGCTCTTCCGCAAGGGCCCCGCCGCGACCAACCACTTCGAGGCAGGCGGCTTCGCCCGCAGCAACGAGGATGTGGACTACCCCAACCTGATGTTCCACTTCCTGCCCATCGCGGTCCGCTACGACGGCTCCTCGCCGGCCGGCGGTCACGGCTACCAGGTGCACGTGGGCCCCATGTACTCCGACGCGATCGGCTCGGTGAAGATCAAGAGCAAGGACCCGCGCGAGCACCCGGCGTTGCGCTTCAACTACCTCTCCACCGAGCAGGACCGGCGTGAGTGGGTCGAGGCGATCCGCGTCGCCCGCAAGCTGCTCAACCAGCCCGCGATGGCCCCGTACAACGACGGGGAGATCTCGCCCGGGCCCAAGGTGGATTCGGACGAGGAGATCCTCAACTGGGTCGCCAAGGAGGGGGAGACGGCTCTGCACCCGTCCTGCACCTGCAAGATGGGCACCTCCGCTGACGAGATGGCTGTCGTCGACCCGGAGAGCATGCGCGTGCACGGTGTCGAGGGCCTGCGTGTCGTCGACGCGTCGGTGATGCCGTACGTCACCAACGGCAACATCTACGCCCCGGTGATGATGATCGCCGAGAAGGCCGCCGACCTGATCCTCGGCAAGGAGCCGCTGCCTGCCTCCAAGGCCGCGTACTACCGACTCCGCGACGCCGAGAAGCAGGCCGGGTAG
- the purU gene encoding formyltetrahydrofolate deformylase — MSPKSPRSQPGREYVLTLSCPDSVGLVHAVSGFLVRNSGNILESQQFDDRLQGRFFMRVHFDVSDPNADLETLRYRFGPVAEAHRFSWTLWDASTPTRTLIMVSRFGHCLNDLLFRQRTGSLNIEIPAIVSNHPDFESLAETYGIPFHHVPVTKDTKGEAEARLLELVRELDIDLVVLARYMQVLSDDLCKQLEGRAINIHHSFLPSFKGARPYEQAYDRGVKLVGATAHYVTPELDEGQIIEQDVVRVDHSLDPGELVTVGRDVEAQVLAHAVKWHSESRVMVDGNRTVVFR, encoded by the coding sequence GTGTCCCCCAAGTCCCCTCGATCACAGCCTGGCCGTGAGTACGTCCTCACCCTCTCCTGTCCCGACAGCGTGGGACTCGTCCACGCCGTGAGCGGCTTCCTCGTCCGGAACTCCGGCAACATCCTCGAAAGCCAGCAATTCGATGATCGACTCCAGGGCCGCTTCTTCATGAGGGTCCACTTCGACGTTTCCGACCCAAACGCCGATCTGGAAACTCTGCGTTACCGATTCGGTCCGGTGGCGGAGGCCCACCGGTTCTCCTGGACCCTGTGGGACGCCTCGACGCCGACCCGTACGCTCATCATGGTGTCCAGGTTCGGCCACTGCCTCAACGACCTGCTCTTCCGCCAACGCACGGGCTCCCTCAACATCGAGATCCCCGCGATCGTCTCCAACCACCCCGACTTCGAGTCGCTGGCGGAGACCTATGGCATCCCCTTCCACCACGTCCCGGTCACCAAGGACACCAAGGGCGAGGCCGAGGCGCGGCTGCTGGAGCTGGTGCGCGAGCTGGACATCGACCTGGTGGTGCTGGCCCGCTATATGCAGGTCCTCTCCGACGACCTGTGCAAGCAGCTCGAAGGCCGGGCCATCAACATCCACCACTCCTTCCTCCCCAGCTTCAAGGGCGCGCGCCCCTACGAGCAGGCCTACGACCGCGGGGTGAAGCTCGTCGGCGCGACCGCGCACTACGTCACGCCCGAGCTCGACGAGGGGCAGATCATCGAGCAGGACGTGGTCAGGGTGGACCACTCGCTCGACCCCGGGGAGCTGGTCACGGTCGGACGGGACGTCGAGGCGCAGGTCCTCGCGCACGCGGTGAAGTGGCACAGCGAGAGCCGCGTGATGGTGGACGGCAACCGCACGGTGGTCTTCCGCTGA
- a CDS encoding aldehyde dehydrogenase family protein, which produces MAHLYVDGSWRDPVAGGLREIRCPADGTLSATVAEGTRPDAEAAIAAARRAFDEGPWPRTPERERGALLLRTADIMERDAKEFARAESLDTGKRLVESEYDIADVVSCFRYYGGLGGTDAGRVIDTGRDDAVSRVVYEPVGVCGLITPWNYPLLQASWKVAPALLAGNTIVLKPSELTPSTSILLMRALEEAGIPAGAANLVLGTGPEVGAPLCEDPAVDLVSFTGGLETGKRIMATAAASVKKVALELGGKNPNVVFADADFETAVDFALTAVFLHSGQVCSAGARLIVEDSLHDRFVDEVVRRARQIRLGGPFDTEAETGALISAQHLAKVEAYVAAGIAEGAVLRCGGERPDDPALADGHYYPPTVLDECRQDMRVVHEESFGPVLTVERFTDEDDAVRIANDTEYGLAGAVWTQDGGKAQRVARRLRHGTVWINDYHPYVPQAEWGGFGHSGVGRELGPTGLDEYREPKHIWQNIQPRPQHWFSG; this is translated from the coding sequence GTGGCACATCTGTATGTGGACGGTTCATGGCGGGATCCGGTGGCCGGAGGCCTCCGCGAGATCCGCTGCCCCGCTGACGGCACGCTCTCGGCGACCGTCGCGGAAGGGACGCGTCCGGACGCCGAGGCGGCGATCGCCGCGGCTCGCCGCGCCTTCGACGAGGGGCCCTGGCCGCGCACCCCCGAGCGCGAGCGTGGCGCGCTGCTGCTGCGGACCGCCGACATCATGGAGCGCGACGCGAAGGAGTTCGCCCGCGCCGAGTCGCTGGACACCGGCAAGCGGCTGGTGGAGAGCGAGTACGACATCGCCGACGTCGTCTCCTGCTTCCGTTACTACGGAGGGCTCGGCGGCACCGATGCCGGCCGGGTGATCGACACCGGACGGGACGACGCCGTCAGCCGCGTCGTCTACGAGCCCGTCGGGGTGTGCGGGCTGATCACCCCCTGGAACTATCCGCTGTTGCAGGCCAGTTGGAAGGTCGCCCCGGCCCTCCTTGCCGGCAACACGATCGTCCTCAAGCCGAGCGAGCTCACCCCCTCCACCTCGATCCTGCTGATGAGGGCCCTGGAGGAGGCCGGGATCCCGGCCGGCGCCGCCAACCTCGTCCTGGGCACCGGGCCCGAGGTGGGCGCACCGCTCTGCGAGGACCCCGCCGTCGACCTGGTCTCCTTCACCGGCGGCCTGGAGACCGGAAAGCGGATCATGGCCACAGCCGCGGCGAGCGTGAAAAAGGTGGCGCTGGAGCTCGGCGGCAAGAACCCCAACGTGGTCTTCGCCGACGCCGACTTCGAGACGGCTGTGGACTTCGCGCTCACGGCCGTTTTCCTGCACTCCGGGCAGGTCTGCTCGGCCGGCGCCCGGCTGATCGTCGAGGACTCACTGCACGACCGCTTCGTCGACGAGGTCGTCCGCCGGGCCCGGCAGATCCGCCTGGGCGGGCCCTTCGACACCGAGGCCGAGACCGGTGCGCTGATCTCCGCCCAGCACCTGGCGAAGGTCGAGGCGTACGTCGCCGCGGGGATCGCCGAGGGTGCCGTCCTGCGCTGCGGCGGCGAACGGCCCGACGACCCGGCCCTGGCCGACGGCCACTACTACCCGCCGACCGTCCTCGACGAGTGCCGGCAGGACATGCGCGTGGTGCACGAGGAGTCCTTCGGGCCCGTGCTCACCGTGGAGCGCTTCACGGACGAGGACGACGCCGTACGTATCGCCAACGACACCGAGTACGGACTCGCCGGGGCCGTGTGGACGCAGGACGGCGGGAAGGCCCAGCGGGTCGCCCGGCGGCTGCGCCACGGCACGGTGTGGATCAACGACTACCACCCCTATGTGCCGCAAGCGGAATGGGGTGGCTTCGGGCACTCGGGCGTGGGCCGGGAGCTGGGACCGACCGGCCTGGACGAGTACCGAGAGCCCAAGCACATCTGGCAGAACATCCAACCCCGGCCGCAGCACTGGTTCAGCGGCTGA
- a CDS encoding glycine betaine/L-proline ABC transporter ATP-binding protein yields the protein MTPTQTEVPQRRGTPQDSDGTPVISVRNLWKVFGPKADQVPASEELRGLTRRELMDRAGCTAAVRDVNFEVAPGEVFVVMGLSGSGKSTLVRCLTRLIEPTTGEIVFEGEDIRDADAGRLRELRRSKFSMVFQHFGLLPHRRVVENVAFGLEIRGMSRAERTRRALEVVELVGLSGYESSYPDQLSGGMQQRVGLARALAGDPDVLLFDEPFSALDPLIRRDMQNEVVRLHHEVGKTMVFITHDLSEALRLGDRILIMRDGRMVQCGTGDELVGAPADDYVRDFVRDVPRGDVLTLRWIMRPAEPDDPLDGPELGPDVVVKEATRAVLAADKPVKVVEDGKLLGIVGDEEILAVVAGQEGDA from the coding sequence GTGACCCCAACACAGACCGAGGTGCCGCAGCGGCGCGGCACCCCCCAGGACTCGGATGGCACTCCGGTCATATCCGTGCGCAATCTGTGGAAGGTGTTCGGGCCGAAGGCGGACCAGGTACCGGCCTCCGAGGAGCTGCGCGGGCTCACCCGACGCGAGCTCATGGACCGCGCCGGATGCACCGCCGCCGTACGCGACGTCAACTTCGAGGTCGCGCCCGGCGAGGTCTTCGTCGTCATGGGCCTGTCCGGCTCCGGCAAGTCCACGCTGGTGCGATGTCTGACCCGGCTGATCGAACCCACCACCGGTGAGATCGTCTTCGAGGGCGAGGACATCCGCGACGCGGACGCGGGGCGCCTGCGCGAACTGCGCCGCAGCAAGTTCTCCATGGTGTTCCAGCACTTCGGGCTGCTGCCGCACCGCCGGGTCGTCGAGAACGTGGCGTTCGGGCTGGAGATCCGCGGCATGAGCCGGGCCGAGCGCACCAGACGGGCGTTGGAGGTCGTCGAACTCGTCGGGCTCTCCGGGTACGAGAGCTCCTACCCCGACCAGCTCTCCGGCGGTATGCAGCAACGCGTGGGTCTCGCCCGCGCGCTGGCCGGCGATCCGGACGTACTCCTCTTCGACGAGCCGTTCTCCGCGCTCGACCCGCTGATCCGCCGTGACATGCAGAACGAGGTCGTCCGGCTGCATCACGAGGTCGGCAAGACCATGGTGTTCATCACCCACGATCTGTCGGAGGCGCTGCGGCTGGGCGACCGCATCCTCATCATGCGCGACGGCAGGATGGTCCAGTGCGGCACCGGCGACGAACTGGTCGGGGCCCCCGCCGACGACTACGTACGCGACTTCGTCAGGGACGTGCCCCGCGGTGACGTACTGACCCTGCGGTGGATCATGCGCCCGGCGGAGCCCGACGACCCCCTGGACGGTCCCGAACTCGGCCCGGACGTCGTGGTGAAGGAGGCCACGAGGGCGGTGCTCGCGGCCGACAAGCCGGTCAAGGTGGTGGAGGACGGCAAGCTGCTCGGCATCGTCGGAGACGAGGAGATCCTCGCGGTGGTCGCCGGGCAGGAAGGCGACGCGTGA
- a CDS encoding proline/glycine betaine ABC transporter permease, giving the protein MTVVMEKPETTGTAETPAPARRVRTVNRGVVVAGILLVWLVLFAVLRGKQTLSLAAADLTDLHRWFNDVNDSIGANRNSNPLFLYFFNEIRLVIDSLVTFVQDLISQPTAGRPVPQIGWLGVVGIAGYVSWAMGNWRVALLAVAGFTFLGLQGLWQESMDTLALTLSAVFVALLFAIPLGVWAGLSDRFNRIVTPFLDFMQTMPTFVYLAPLTLFFQIGPASATIATTIYAAPPAIRITAHAIRSVPQTTIEAADSMGATRRQALLKVLLPMSKRTVVMGINQTIMAALAMVTIAALINAPGLGATVIQALQSLDVGTAFNAGLAIVVMAIVLDRVTTAASGRAETARGSDSPFLKWRRQLLAAGAVVAAVLVYLSHTYIWAAEFPGAGGIGSGIARTADDVTTWAQDNLSGLTNAFRDALTNGLLNPFQTLLTESPWWLVGAVLVAAGAVLGGWRAGATTVVCVGLLVGTGVWSDAMTTLASTAVATVLVMLLGVVLGVWMGRSALVDRLLRPSLDAAQVMPPFVYLVPFLALFGPTRFTAIVAAIVYGAPVAMKIIADGIRAVPETTVEAATSAGCNTWQIITKVQLPMSRSALTLATNQGLIYVLSMVVVGGLVGAGALGYDVVAGFSRGELYGKGLAAGLAIVLLGVMFDRITQAAARRATA; this is encoded by the coding sequence ATGACCGTCGTGATGGAGAAACCGGAGACGACCGGGACCGCGGAGACGCCCGCTCCCGCCCGGCGCGTGCGCACGGTCAACCGCGGCGTGGTGGTGGCCGGGATCCTGCTGGTCTGGCTGGTGCTCTTCGCCGTGCTGCGCGGCAAGCAGACCCTGTCCCTGGCCGCGGCCGACTTGACCGATCTGCACCGGTGGTTCAACGACGTCAACGACTCGATCGGAGCCAACCGCAACTCCAACCCGCTCTTCCTCTACTTCTTCAACGAGATCCGCCTGGTCATCGACTCCCTGGTGACCTTCGTGCAGGATCTGATCTCGCAGCCGACCGCGGGCCGCCCGGTTCCGCAGATCGGCTGGCTCGGTGTCGTCGGCATCGCCGGCTACGTCTCCTGGGCCATGGGCAACTGGCGGGTCGCACTGCTGGCCGTGGCCGGCTTCACCTTCCTCGGCCTGCAAGGGCTCTGGCAGGAGAGCATGGACACCCTGGCGCTGACCCTCTCCGCGGTCTTCGTGGCGCTGCTGTTCGCCATTCCCCTGGGCGTGTGGGCCGGGTTGTCGGACCGGTTCAACCGGATCGTGACGCCGTTCCTGGACTTCATGCAGACGATGCCGACCTTCGTCTATCTGGCGCCGCTGACCCTGTTCTTCCAGATCGGTCCCGCCTCCGCCACGATCGCCACCACGATCTACGCGGCACCACCGGCGATCCGTATCACGGCGCACGCCATCCGCTCCGTGCCACAGACCACGATCGAGGCGGCGGACTCGATGGGCGCGACGCGGCGGCAGGCTCTGCTGAAGGTCCTGCTGCCGATGTCCAAGCGGACCGTGGTGATGGGCATCAACCAGACCATCATGGCCGCCCTGGCCATGGTGACCATCGCGGCCCTGATCAACGCGCCCGGCCTTGGCGCGACCGTCATCCAGGCCCTCCAGTCGCTGGACGTCGGCACGGCCTTCAACGCCGGTCTGGCCATCGTCGTCATGGCCATCGTGCTGGACCGGGTCACCACCGCGGCCAGCGGCCGGGCGGAGACTGCCCGGGGCTCGGACAGTCCCTTCCTCAAGTGGCGGCGGCAACTGCTCGCGGCAGGCGCGGTGGTGGCGGCGGTGCTGGTGTATCTGTCGCACACATATATATGGGCGGCCGAGTTCCCCGGCGCGGGCGGCATCGGCAGCGGCATCGCCAGGACGGCGGACGATGTGACCACCTGGGCGCAGGACAATCTGTCGGGCCTGACCAACGCCTTCCGCGACGCCCTCACCAACGGTCTGCTCAATCCGTTCCAGACCCTGCTGACCGAATCCCCGTGGTGGCTCGTCGGTGCCGTCCTCGTCGCGGCCGGGGCGGTGCTCGGCGGGTGGCGTGCCGGCGCGACCACCGTCGTGTGCGTGGGCCTGCTGGTCGGTACCGGTGTCTGGTCGGACGCCATGACGACGCTGGCGTCCACCGCCGTGGCGACGGTGCTGGTGATGCTGCTCGGCGTCGTCCTCGGGGTGTGGATGGGGCGCAGCGCGCTCGTGGACCGGCTGCTGAGGCCCTCCCTGGACGCGGCACAGGTCATGCCGCCCTTCGTCTACCTCGTGCCGTTCCTCGCGCTGTTCGGCCCCACCCGCTTCACGGCCATCGTCGCCGCGATCGTCTACGGGGCCCCGGTCGCCATGAAGATCATCGCGGACGGGATCCGGGCGGTGCCCGAGACCACCGTGGAGGCGGCGACCTCCGCCGGGTGCAACACCTGGCAGATCATCACCAAGGTTCAACTGCCGATGTCACGCAGTGCCCTGACGCTTGCGACCAACCAGGGCCTGATCTACGTGCTGTCGATGGTTGTTGTGGGCGGCCTGGTAGGTGCGGGCGCCCTCGGCTACGACGTCGTGGCCGGATTCTCACGGGGGGAGCTGTACGGGAAGGGGCTTGCCGCGGGTCTGGCCATCGTCCTTCTCGGAGTCATGTTCGACCGGATCACTCAGGCCGCGGCGCGCCGCGCCACCGCTTAA
- a CDS encoding ABC transporter substrate-binding protein, giving the protein MARHWRAGAAGLAVLGLTLTACGGAKVGDSSSAGSGSSGKCGTFNLAVNPWVGYEADAAVVAYVAQHNLGCTVNKKNLKEEIAWQGFGSGEVDAVLENWGHPDLVKKYIDQQKTAVDAGPTGNEGLIGWYVPPWLAKAHPDILDYKNLNKYASKFKTSESGGKGQLLDGDPSYVTHDEALVKNLKLDFKVVYAGSETALIQAFRTAEKNKQWLIGYFYEPQWFLSEVPLKKVSLPPYKDGCDADAAKVACDYPVYKLNKIVSAKFAKSGSPAYNLVKNFNWTNDDQNEVAKYIAQDKMTDEAAAKKWVEANKDKVDAWLK; this is encoded by the coding sequence ATGGCAAGACACTGGCGAGCCGGCGCGGCCGGCCTGGCCGTCCTCGGCCTCACCCTCACCGCGTGCGGCGGGGCGAAGGTCGGAGACAGCTCCTCCGCGGGCTCGGGAAGCTCGGGCAAGTGCGGCACCTTCAATCTGGCCGTCAACCCGTGGGTGGGCTACGAGGCGGACGCGGCGGTCGTCGCGTACGTCGCCCAGCACAACCTCGGCTGTACGGTCAACAAGAAGAACCTCAAGGAAGAGATCGCCTGGCAGGGCTTCGGCTCCGGCGAGGTCGACGCGGTCCTGGAGAACTGGGGCCACCCCGACCTGGTGAAGAAGTACATCGACCAGCAGAAGACCGCCGTGGACGCCGGCCCGACCGGCAACGAAGGCCTCATCGGCTGGTACGTGCCGCCGTGGCTGGCCAAGGCGCACCCCGACATCCTCGACTACAAGAACCTCAACAAGTACGCGTCGAAGTTCAAGACGTCCGAGTCGGGCGGCAAGGGCCAGCTCCTCGACGGCGACCCGTCGTACGTCACCCACGACGAGGCGCTGGTGAAGAACCTGAAGCTGGACTTCAAGGTGGTGTACGCGGGCAGTGAGACGGCGCTGATCCAGGCCTTCCGCACCGCCGAGAAGAACAAGCAGTGGTTGATCGGCTACTTCTACGAGCCGCAGTGGTTCCTGTCCGAGGTCCCGCTGAAGAAGGTCAGCCTGCCCCCGTACAAGGACGGCTGTGACGCCGACGCGGCGAAGGTCGCCTGCGACTATCCCGTGTACAAGCTCAACAAGATCGTCAGCGCGAAGTTCGCCAAGTCCGGCAGCCCCGCCTACAACCTGGTGAAGAACTTCAACTGGACGAACGACGACCAGAACGAGGTCGCCAAGTACATCGCGCAGGACAAGATGACGGACGAGGCGGCGGCCAAGAAGTGGGTCGAGGCCAACAAGGACAAGGTCGACGCCTGGCTCAAGTAG
- a CDS encoding group II intron maturase-specific domain-containing protein, translating into MVAGEVFTALDDYMWKLTYKWATRAHPNKPMHWVTTRYYGTFNKSRQDQWVFGDRDSGAYLLKYAWTKIVRHQMVHGSASPDDPALAAYWAERRRTSPPPPINRATLRLLQAQNGQSLICRGPLLHADAPPSSPTEWDQWLRGTRQAITTRKITYRGIETSDGVQLRLIHSSCTARL; encoded by the coding sequence GTGGTCGCCGGCGAGGTCTTCACCGCGCTGGACGACTACATGTGGAAGCTCACCTACAAGTGGGCGACCCGCGCGCACCCGAACAAGCCCATGCACTGGGTCACCACCCGGTACTACGGCACGTTCAACAAGTCCCGGCAGGACCAGTGGGTGTTCGGTGACCGCGACAGCGGCGCCTACCTCCTGAAATACGCCTGGACGAAGATCGTCCGACACCAGATGGTCCACGGCTCGGCGTCCCCGGACGACCCTGCCCTGGCGGCCTACTGGGCCGAACGGCGCCGCACCAGCCCACCACCGCCGATCAACCGTGCCACCCTGCGCCTGCTCCAGGCGCAGAACGGGCAGTCTCTGATCTGCCGGGGACCGCTGCTGCACGCCGACGCTCCGCCGTCCAGCCCCACCGAGTGGGACCAATGGCTGCGAGGCACCCGACAGGCGATCACCACCAGGAAAATCACCTATCGCGGGATCGAAACGTCGGACGGGGTGCAACTCCGCCTCATCCACTCGTCCTGCACTGCACGCCTGTGA